A genomic window from Pseudonocardia broussonetiae includes:
- a CDS encoding DUF3052 domain-containing protein has protein sequence MVAAEDAGRQSDIAGKLGVEPGMVVQELGWDTDVDEAVRDAVEERAGDDLLDEDAVDVVDLVLMWWREGDGDLVDALVDAGGPLAESGVIWVLTPKTGRPGHVEPSEIAEAAPTAGLSQTSNVSVGDKWAGARLVAPKAAKSRR, from the coding sequence GTGGTCGCCGCGGAAGATGCCGGACGGCAGTCCGACATCGCGGGCAAGCTCGGCGTGGAGCCGGGCATGGTCGTCCAGGAACTCGGGTGGGACACCGACGTCGACGAGGCGGTGCGCGACGCCGTCGAGGAGAGAGCGGGCGACGACCTGCTCGACGAGGACGCCGTCGACGTCGTCGATCTCGTGCTGATGTGGTGGCGGGAGGGCGACGGCGACCTCGTCGACGCGCTCGTCGACGCGGGCGGGCCCCTCGCCGAGAGCGGCGTGATCTGGGTGCTCACCCCCAAGACCGGCCGCCCCGGGCACGTCGAGCCCAGCGAGATCGCCGAGGCCGCACCGACGGCCGGGCTCTCCCAGACCTCCAACGTCAGCGTGGGCGACAAGTGGGCCGGGGCCCGCCTGGTCGCCCCGAAGGCGGCCAAGTCCCGCCGCTGA
- a CDS encoding peroxiredoxin, with the protein MAPEVGTEAPDFTLKNQNNEEVTLSSFRGEKNVLVVFYPFAFSGTCTGELCAIRDDLPTFQNDDVQVLGVSVDPTFSLKAWADAQGYEFPLLSDFWPHGRTAQTYGVFHDKAGMAVRGTFLVDKTGVVRFAEVNGPGEARDQDVWKKALAAV; encoded by the coding sequence ATGGCGCCCGAGGTGGGAACCGAAGCCCCCGACTTCACCCTGAAGAACCAGAACAACGAAGAGGTGACCCTCTCGTCGTTCCGCGGCGAGAAGAACGTGCTGGTCGTGTTCTACCCGTTCGCGTTCTCCGGCACGTGCACCGGCGAGCTGTGCGCGATCCGCGACGACCTCCCCACGTTCCAGAACGACGACGTGCAGGTGCTGGGCGTCTCCGTCGACCCCACCTTCTCGCTGAAGGCCTGGGCCGACGCGCAGGGCTACGAGTTCCCCCTGCTCTCCGACTTCTGGCCGCACGGCCGGACCGCGCAGACCTACGGCGTGTTCCACGACAAGGCCGGCATGGCCGTCCGCGGCACGTTCCTCGTCGACAAGACCGGCGTGGTGCGCTTCGCCGAGGTCAACGGGCCCGGCGAGGCCCGCGACCAGGACGTCTGGAAGAAGGCCCTCGCGGCCGTGTGA
- a CDS encoding VOC family protein: protein MTTTPRFELAHMAHAELHTPDLEGSLWFFTRLLGMRETARHQDSIYLRCYEDPYHHSLKLTAHDRPGLGNIGWRTTSPDALQRRATALDQAGLGTGWTTGDIGVGRTFGFTSPDGHPMELVWDIEKYTAPPALQSRILTRRSKRPLHGLPPRRLDHVNLMASDVTTQKELFEHTLGFQTRERVIDAADGGTEIGAWLSVNNLGHEMAVMRDQTGTRGRLHHLAFWYGVPQHNTDAAELCREYGIQIEAGPDVHGITQGAFLYVFEPGGNRIELFGNSGILQFEPDHDTVTWDLADFDTGLAIGGATLPAETYFVYGTPGTDGQDKLLDGWKDRDLVPGGEAP, encoded by the coding sequence TTGACCACGACCCCCCGCTTCGAGCTGGCGCACATGGCCCACGCCGAACTCCACACCCCCGACCTCGAGGGCAGCCTCTGGTTCTTCACCCGGCTCCTCGGCATGCGCGAGACCGCCCGCCACCAGGACTCGATCTACCTGCGCTGCTACGAAGACCCCTACCACCACAGCCTCAAACTCACCGCCCACGACCGACCCGGCCTGGGCAACATCGGCTGGCGCACCACCTCCCCCGACGCCCTCCAACGCCGCGCCACCGCCCTCGACCAAGCCGGCCTCGGCACCGGCTGGACCACCGGCGACATCGGCGTCGGCCGCACCTTCGGCTTCACCTCCCCCGACGGACACCCCATGGAACTCGTCTGGGACATCGAGAAGTACACCGCCCCACCCGCACTGCAGTCCCGGATCCTCACCCGCCGCTCCAAGCGCCCCCTCCACGGCCTCCCCCCGCGACGCCTGGACCACGTCAACCTCATGGCCTCCGACGTCACCACCCAGAAGGAACTCTTCGAACACACCCTCGGGTTCCAGACCCGCGAACGCGTCATCGACGCCGCCGACGGCGGCACCGAGATCGGCGCCTGGCTCAGCGTCAACAACCTCGGCCACGAGATGGCCGTCATGCGCGACCAGACCGGCACCCGGGGCCGCCTGCACCACCTCGCCTTCTGGTACGGCGTCCCCCAGCACAACACCGACGCCGCCGAACTCTGCCGCGAGTACGGCATCCAGATCGAAGCCGGCCCCGACGTCCACGGCATCACCCAAGGCGCGTTCCTCTACGTCTTCGAACCCGGCGGCAACCGCATCGAACTGTTCGGCAACTCCGGCATCCTCCAGTTCGAACCCGACCACGACACCGTCACCTGGGACCTCGCCGACTTCGACACCGGCCTGGCCATCGGCGGCGCCACCCTGCCCGCCGAGACCTACTTCGTCTACGGCACCCCCGGCACCGACGGCCAGGACAAGCTCCTCGACGGCTGGAAGGACCGCGACCTCGTCCCGGGCGGGGAAGCACCATGA
- the aceE gene encoding pyruvate dehydrogenase (acetyl-transferring), homodimeric type codes for MTGQTTGGAPRVNIIRDGLAAHLPDIDPEETAEWIDSFDAVLDAAGQQRARYLMLRMLQRARERHVGVPSLTSTDYVNTIPTDREPWFPGDEEAERTFRRWIRWNAAMTVHRAQRPGIGVGGHISSYASSATLYEVGFNHFFRGKDHPGGGDQIYIQGHASPGVYARAYLEGRLTEDRLDGFRQELSHGGPGHGLPSYPHPRLMPDFWEFPTVSMGLGPMNAIMQARYNRYLGDRGFTNTEDQHVWAFLGDGEMDEPESRGQLQIAATEGLDNLTFVVNCNLQRLDGPVRGNGKIIQELEAFFRGAGWNVIKVVWGREWDALLHADRDGALINLMNTTPDGDFQTYKANDGAYVRDHFFGRDPRTKALVEPMTDAQVWNLKRGGHDYRKVHAAYAAALEHHGQPTVILAKTIKGYGLGSHFAGRNATHQMKKLSLADLKEFRDSQRIPITDAQLEADPYLPPYYHPGEDDDALQYMRERRRNLGGPLPSRRVTAKPLVLPGDKVYDFVRKGSGKQEVATTMAFVRLLRELIKDKDVGNRFVPIIPDEARTFGMDSMFPTQKIYNPNGQQYTSVDAELMLAYRESEQGQLLHEGINEAGSVGSFTAVGTSYATHGQPMIPVYVFYSMFGFQRTGDSIWAAADQMARGFLIGATAGRTTLTGEGLQHNDGHSLLLAATNPAVLAYDPAFSYEVAHIVKDGLRRMYGEGGDTLEGENVIYYMTVYNEPYVQPAEPADVDVDGLLRGIHRIATTAREDGPQVRLLASGVAVPWALQARDMLAEQWGVGAEVFSVTSWGELRRDGVETEQHNLLHPDGERRTAFVAEALAGDAPVVAVSDWMRAVPDLIRQWVPARFTTLGTDGFGLSDTRPAVRRHFNVDAESIVVAALQSLGAEGALDTSAAAEAAAKYRIDDPRAAGPQTSDSGVA; via the coding sequence TTGACCGGCCAGACCACCGGCGGAGCACCGCGCGTCAACATCATCCGCGACGGGCTCGCCGCCCACCTGCCCGACATCGACCCGGAGGAGACCGCGGAGTGGATCGACTCGTTCGACGCGGTCCTCGACGCGGCCGGGCAGCAGCGCGCCCGCTACCTGATGCTGCGGATGCTGCAGCGCGCCCGGGAGCGCCACGTCGGTGTCCCCTCGCTGACCAGCACCGACTACGTCAACACCATCCCCACCGACCGCGAGCCGTGGTTCCCCGGTGACGAGGAGGCGGAGCGCACGTTCCGCCGCTGGATCCGCTGGAACGCCGCGATGACGGTGCACCGGGCACAGCGTCCCGGGATCGGCGTCGGCGGCCACATCTCCTCCTACGCCTCCTCGGCGACCCTCTACGAGGTCGGGTTCAACCACTTCTTCCGCGGCAAGGACCACCCGGGCGGGGGCGACCAGATCTACATCCAGGGCCACGCCTCCCCCGGCGTCTACGCCCGCGCCTACCTCGAGGGCCGCCTCACCGAGGACCGCCTCGACGGCTTCCGCCAGGAGCTCAGCCACGGCGGCCCCGGCCACGGGCTGCCCTCCTACCCGCACCCGCGGCTGATGCCGGACTTCTGGGAGTTCCCCACGGTCTCGATGGGCCTGGGCCCGATGAACGCGATCATGCAGGCGCGCTACAACCGCTACCTGGGCGATCGCGGCTTCACCAACACCGAGGACCAGCACGTGTGGGCCTTCCTCGGCGACGGCGAGATGGACGAGCCCGAGTCGCGCGGCCAGCTGCAGATCGCGGCCACCGAGGGGCTCGACAACCTCACGTTCGTCGTCAACTGCAACCTGCAGCGCCTCGACGGCCCGGTCCGCGGCAACGGCAAGATCATCCAGGAGCTGGAGGCGTTCTTCCGGGGCGCCGGCTGGAACGTCATCAAGGTCGTGTGGGGCCGGGAGTGGGACGCCCTGCTGCACGCCGACCGCGACGGCGCGCTGATCAACCTCATGAACACCACGCCCGACGGCGACTTCCAGACCTACAAGGCCAACGACGGCGCCTACGTCCGCGACCACTTCTTCGGGCGCGACCCGCGCACGAAGGCGCTGGTCGAGCCGATGACCGACGCGCAGGTCTGGAACCTCAAGCGCGGCGGGCACGACTACCGCAAGGTGCACGCGGCCTACGCGGCGGCGCTGGAGCACCACGGCCAGCCCACCGTCATCCTGGCCAAGACGATCAAGGGCTACGGCCTGGGCTCGCACTTCGCCGGCCGCAACGCCACGCACCAGATGAAGAAGCTGTCCCTGGCCGACCTCAAGGAGTTCCGCGACTCCCAGCGCATCCCGATCACCGACGCGCAGCTCGAGGCCGACCCGTACCTGCCGCCGTACTACCACCCCGGCGAGGACGACGACGCCCTGCAGTACATGCGGGAGCGCCGTCGCAACCTGGGCGGACCGCTGCCCAGCCGCCGCGTCACGGCCAAGCCGCTCGTGCTGCCCGGCGACAAGGTCTACGACTTCGTGCGCAAGGGGTCGGGCAAGCAGGAGGTCGCCACGACGATGGCGTTCGTCCGGCTGCTGCGCGAGCTCATCAAGGACAAGGACGTCGGCAACCGGTTCGTGCCGATCATCCCCGACGAGGCGCGCACGTTCGGGATGGACTCCATGTTCCCGACGCAGAAGATCTACAACCCGAACGGGCAGCAGTACACCTCGGTCGACGCCGAGCTCATGCTCGCCTACCGCGAGTCCGAGCAGGGCCAGCTGCTGCACGAGGGCATCAACGAGGCGGGGTCGGTGGGCTCGTTCACCGCCGTCGGCACCTCGTACGCCACGCACGGGCAGCCGATGATCCCGGTGTACGTCTTCTACTCGATGTTCGGCTTCCAGCGCACCGGCGACTCGATCTGGGCCGCCGCCGACCAGATGGCCCGCGGGTTCCTGATCGGCGCCACCGCCGGGCGCACCACGCTCACCGGCGAGGGCCTGCAGCACAACGACGGCCACTCGCTGCTGCTCGCGGCCACCAACCCGGCCGTGCTGGCCTACGACCCGGCGTTCTCCTACGAGGTCGCGCACATCGTCAAGGACGGCCTGCGGCGGATGTACGGCGAGGGCGGCGACACCCTCGAGGGCGAGAACGTCATCTACTACATGACGGTCTACAACGAGCCCTACGTGCAGCCGGCCGAGCCCGCGGACGTGGACGTCGACGGCCTGCTGCGCGGCATCCACCGGATCGCCACGACCGCGCGCGAGGACGGGCCGCAGGTCCGGCTGCTCGCGTCGGGCGTCGCGGTGCCGTGGGCGCTGCAGGCGCGCGACATGCTCGCCGAGCAGTGGGGCGTCGGGGCCGAGGTGTTCTCGGTGACGTCGTGGGGCGAGCTGCGCCGCGACGGCGTCGAGACCGAGCAGCACAACCTGCTCCACCCCGACGGCGAGCGCCGCACGGCCTTCGTCGCCGAGGCGCTGGCCGGGGACGCCCCGGTCGTCGCGGTGTCGGACTGGATGCGGGCC
- a CDS encoding mycofactocin-coupled SDR family oxidoreductase produces the protein MTNRFTGKIALVSGAARGQGRNHCVRLAAEGAEIIAFDVAGPVPGQGTPVATPEDLAETVRLVEELGRRIVVGVADVRDADAVADLVDRGVDELGGLDVVVANAGISGIPGPVAQTTPANWAAVVDTNLSGTFHTVRPAIPHLIARGGGAIVIASSSIGLRSVPNMAAYGATKAGLTGLMRTLALELAEHSIRVNTVNPTTVATPMVRNAVSYRLFRPDLDDPTEADVLPVFRTLNALPTPWVESDDVSNAVLFLASEECRYVTGIAMPIDAGYAVR, from the coding sequence ATGACGAACCGCTTCACCGGCAAGATCGCCCTGGTCTCCGGGGCGGCTCGGGGCCAGGGCCGCAACCACTGCGTCCGGCTGGCGGCGGAGGGCGCCGAGATCATCGCGTTCGACGTCGCCGGACCTGTCCCCGGGCAGGGGACGCCGGTGGCGACACCGGAGGACCTCGCCGAGACCGTGCGCCTGGTCGAGGAACTCGGTCGGCGGATCGTCGTCGGCGTGGCCGACGTCCGGGACGCCGACGCCGTCGCCGACCTCGTCGACCGCGGCGTCGACGAGCTCGGCGGACTGGACGTCGTCGTGGCGAACGCCGGCATCTCCGGCATCCCCGGTCCCGTCGCGCAGACGACACCCGCCAACTGGGCGGCGGTCGTCGACACCAACCTCAGCGGAACGTTCCACACCGTGCGCCCGGCGATCCCGCACCTCATCGCGCGGGGCGGCGGCGCGATCGTCATCGCGAGCTCGTCGATCGGGCTGAGGTCCGTGCCGAACATGGCCGCCTACGGCGCCACGAAAGCCGGTCTCACGGGCCTGATGCGGACCCTGGCCCTGGAACTGGCCGAGCACTCCATCCGTGTCAACACCGTCAACCCCACCACCGTCGCCACGCCGATGGTGCGGAACGCGGTCAGCTACCGGCTGTTCCGGCCCGACCTCGACGACCCGACGGAGGCCGACGTCCTGCCCGTCTTCCGGACGCTGAACGCACTCCCGACACCCTGGGTCGAGTCGGACGACGTCAGCAACGCCGTGCTGTTCCTCGCCTCCGAGGAATGCCGCTACGTCACCGGTATCGCCATGCCGATCGACGCCGGATACGCCGTGAGATGA